DNA sequence from the Dreissena polymorpha isolate Duluth1 chromosome 3, UMN_Dpol_1.0, whole genome shotgun sequence genome:
GTCGACAGGCGAAATTGTTACAGCGATGTTTGAACAGtattgacagtcgcggcgacgcacgatatattgaacacgatatatcgccttttagGCTATCttcacaagggcgatatatcgtgttaaatatatcttgcgtcgccgcgattgtcgcgcaaaatatcgtacgtcgccgcgactgtcgcgcaaaatatcgtgcgtcgccgcgacagtcgcgcaaaatatcgtgtatcgcttcgtgtgtcgtgtgtcgcccttgatgaaagaagggcgagattatagatggcacgtTCCAGATTCCGTAGGATGGCGCATCATCGGCGATCTAATAATAAAAGCGAGAACGCGATTACACAATACAAAGGCTTTCGTTTATGATGCTACGTCGTGAAATACCTATGCGAGATTGCGAGAATACGATCAGGATAGCGAAACAATTATGCTGCCGGGTATATCCAGATATTAAGATCGCGATTCTGCATATGTATTTCGTGATATCGATCAAGACAGGGACCTGTAGAAACcaattttgtttgtataggtccctgattgtttgtaaatttatttggTTGTTTAGGTCCCTGATTGAGAGTAGGTCTATAGTGTGTGGTTAACTTCGCACTCTTGCTATGCTGATTCGATTGCGCAGTCATGACATATGCAAGATCGCGTTTTCGCATCGTAATCTCGTGTTGTCGCATGTTTTCGTGTTCTTGCCGTTTCATACAGAGGTTGACACTACCACAACGGACCACCGTTCTTGGCTTTATGCGAGGGGAACCAGTGTGATAAAAATAGTCGCCGCAAAGGTGATGGTTGAAATCTGGTTCAATCGATGGTACGACATACTGGATTATCCTTAAATAAGGTTAATGCATTCAATTTTCGCTCTGCTATTAAAGCAATACGgaacatttatttattgcatttatagCATTATTCGGGCTGTTGTGCTCGGCTGGTCAACCGAGGTGTTTTGTCGTTCGTGAGAATACGGTCAAGGTAGGATTAGTGTTGACCTAAACATAATATTGATTCAGGGGCTCGATTACGCTTGAAGCTAAAAAACATGTTGATTTGTTTGGTAAAGAGTAGATGTCTTTAAGATACGATTTAAAACGTATGCATACATGCACGTgctttttatttacataaagaTATATACTACATATAATTTTAAGACCCATATTTGTGTTCAAGTCCAAACTTTTTCCTACGAATTTAGCAGATTCAgttttcaattgatttttttttctaaatgcacCAAGTTACATATTAACCTTAATGGAcatgcattttactatttcgtgtagGTTCTTTGTGAGTCTAGATTTTGCTTGAAACACCGATGTGTatacaaaaaaaaagtatatgcattTTGCGCTACATTTTTTGTTTCGATACACACCACAAACGGTATCTGAACTCAACTACACAAATCGCACAATTTTATTTCTTCTTAGTATTATCCCGCGCACGTGAAGTGTTAACGTAACAATGgcttatatttattaaacctacttTACTGAGTGTGTATACCATCGATGTCTATGTGTTAATTAAGCAACAATAAAGTAAATCCTAATAAAAGACCATTTAGTTACACATTTAACCTCGCATTCTTCGTTGATTCGCCCCACGTGGTTACACCATGACGTTGAGATTCTTAACATCCTACGTGTTGAAcaagtaaatgtaaatatttgaacAGTTTATGCATGGCGCTCTAGAACACGGTAATGTTCAAATTTAACTCTACGATTGTTCAATATTAAATTGTCGCCGTTTATATCGGGAACGCCTAAAACGCTGCCGATTACTATGTGTTCTCACCCGATACCTCAAGCATTTTAAACACATCAGTAAGAGAGTTAAGAACGCTAGTAGAACGCGAAGAAGTTTCAGTCGGTGTTACATCTTCATGTTCAATGAGGCTTCTCAACAAGACATTTAAATGTTCAGTGTTGATCTATATAGCTTAGAATAATACTGTTGTGTCACCCTGCTTACCTCGGTACATTCAATGTGTCACCCTGCTTACCTCGGTACATTCAATGTGTCACCCTGCTTACCTCGGTACATTCAATGTGTCACCCTGCTTACCTCGGTACATTCAATGTGTCACCCTGCTTACCTCGGTACATTCAATGTGTCACCCTGCTTACCTCGGTACATTCAATGTGTCACCCTGCTTACCTCGGTACATTCAATGTGTCACCCTGCTTACCTCGGTACATTCAATGTGTCACCCTGCTTACCTCGGTACATTCAATGTGTCACCCTGCTTACCTCGGTACATTCAATGCATGTGAATTTTAAAACTGTCCAATTATGTGCATCGAAGTGCGTTAAGTGTTAAATGATTATCAGCATGTGACGCTCCATCTTCAATTCAGACCAGTCAACCCACGTACTCGTTAACAATGCAGAAAGAAATCTCGAGCCGAAGTAATCATTTAAATTGCGTAAACATATATTAAGTCATGTGaaaatagaaataatatattgtttacgTGGGTGGTGGACACCGCTGTTAGTCCCTGTTTTCGCCTATGATTACTCAATAGTTATTCGAATGCcctttaaataacatatattatttaataactgTAGAAACGCATATGATCACGTATTTACAATTGCTCAACAAAACATGTATGTAATTATAGTAGCTTCAACATAACATAACACTGTTATGTTAAAGACTTAAAATAGCCTGCATACAACGTGTACGAAGACTTAACCTTCTAAATTTTCAgttgtacattttcttgtaaTGTATTTAAGATTGGTGAAATGTTAACACTTCCTTTATAGCAATCGTTTAATGTGACTTACGTATTGATGATAATACAGATCGATGGATTTTGACGATTTTTTCTAAGTATAGGTAAAAACTAACACCCGTTTTAAAACAACattgatttaataacaattaaacatacatatacatatcatAAAAAGAATAATGCAAGTgcgtttttttttgtcaataccTTAAATacgaaaagttttaaaataaagcGTGAGCATGTTTAACAATCAAATAACagagtacaacaacaacaaacaacgaACTAAATTTAAAGTACTAGTATTTTGTTGCCACGTACAGTAACGGCATACTTTGATGGCTGAAAATCTCCAAATAAGGAGAAGTACGGTCACCAAACAATGAGAACCATTGTCAATTGATTTCTCGCGTGAATTAAAGCGCGTTAATTAAAGAGTTGCGGCGAATGGTCGCCTGTGGGATGTCGGTGCCGGTTGGAGCGATTCCTTGACGCCGTTGCCCATAGAAACGAGCGATGACGTCGATCGTGGTGCGTACTGTAACGTCGACGTCTTTTGAGTCACCCAAGGCGGGATTTACCTCCGCGACGTCGATCATAGCGAGCCGTCCTGAATAATAAATGATTTTAGTTTCGAAGAATTTTCAATTCCAATACAAAGTATCGTACAATGTAACGGCCTTTTCGCCTGCATTGAGCGAGCACACACACTGCCTTCGTAGTCCTTATATGTGATATCTTAATTTCAAGTTAATGTGGACCCTCcgcattttataaatatatggacCCTTTGTTTTCACCACCACCCTTGCtttatttactgtaaacatgAGAACTGtggacacattttaaataatatctgCACAAAAGCTGCACAGTAGCGTGCTTCcaacagtttatttttttatgaaataacttTACTGTCGTTGTCTAGCGCCGTAGAAGAGAAGCTGCAGTATCAAAAAAAAAACTTGAGCTGTACCTTGAGCCTATGGCAGACCTAGTGCAGATATAAACATGAAACCCGATACTGACCTGTAAGAGCGAGCTCTTCCGCTATATAGCACATCTCCCGGACCGACAGGCCGCCACTGACGGGAGTTCCGGTACTGGGCGTGTGTACGGGGTCCAGGGCGTCAACATCAAAACTCACGTGAATTGGCCTAACACCTCTGGAGTAAAATACATATTGCTATAGTGAATACTATGGGTATACCATACTTATCGGTATTGATGAAGATGTTATTTCGCTAGTTTAGTACAAGGAATACATGTAGTGTTACTTGCTATTATCTAAGGGACGTAATTAATAGATAATTGAGCGGGTAAAATAAGACTCCCAAACAACTTTTGTATTCATGTTTTAAGGTTTGcggttgatatttttttaattatgagctcAAAGATGTTTATTTGTCTGTCAAAGTATTTCATAAAAACTGCTTATTAAATTAATAGGCATCTCAAGGGCGACCACTCGAAACAAGCCCAATATCATAATATCTCGCGCGTGCACTCACTCTGGGTCGACGGCTTTCAGCGCCATGTCTAGGATGTTCTTGATGCCGTGCAGATCTATGTCATGCATGCTGAAAGCGTTCATGTCGAACTTGTCGATGATCTTTCGCTCGAGAGGATCCACGTCGCGCAGGCCGATCCATGCAATCTGGTCCAGGCCGATACTAGAATTTGCAAATAGCACAATACATATATTCTGATTATGAACCTGATAAGACTTTCAAGTCTCATCTTACAGTATTAGCCATACGTAACACTAGAAGGcgcaattttattattatatatttcatcTCATATAGGTCAACTGCGACCTGACACGACGTTGCGTtgtggatatgatgtccgcctagcgaccgggaagtaacgggttcgatccctactgGGAGCGTTCCTTCGATCTCCCCATACAgaacccaagtactggttccttTAACATGAAACggattcgagagcgtttcaataggCCTAAGGCTTTAAATGCAATcgggctaaaataaataggtttaaactaaaagtaAACGGGCTTTTTTCGTGTATGTTCGGAAGCCTTTTGTGCCTGATTCACATACTTAAGGCACTGTTTTATGTTGGTTCCGTTAATTCATTTGAACTAAAcattaaattattagttacaaaatACAAAGGTCAACAAATGTGccgtttttatatttaaaatttaactaAAGTATCCACAAACCATGGTTGAACTTCGTCCCAGCCGGGCATATGAGGGACGTAAGGATCCAACTCATGGGCGACAAACGAGAGGGGCATCCCGTGTATGTTACCGCTATCTGACGTCAGAGGCGTGTTGATGTCTGCGTGCGCATCAATCCAAAGGACGGCCATATCCGGGTGGACGCGCGCATGCCCAATAATGGTTCCTATGGCCATGCTGTGGTCTCCGCCTATGGCCAAGCAGTGGCCCTCTGTCCGCAAACAGCGCTCAACCTGGTCCGcagtctttttttttttcaaaagaaaagcagtgatttatttattatcaagTTAACGTTGATGTAAATTTCATTTTACAAGTGTTCTTCGTTTCCAATCTTCTAGCAATTTCATTTCGTACAtagaaaataagaaatatttgGCGTAAGCCAAATAAGCAAAAACTAAATATACAGAAGCATTCACCCTAAATGTTAACTAAATTAAGCAATATGGTCTTAACTTTATTCGAGTTTTAACGAGGACAAAGCTCACAAATGGCTTATAAACAAACAATAGCCAACAACAATTTGCATCTATAAAATCCAACAACCGTCTATATAAATTATGTGCATAAGTACATACCTTGAGGGATCCACGTGCGATGTTTCGAGGGTTCTTCACGTGTTCGTGCGGCATGTCATTGTCGATGTAGCCAAAGTCTACGTCACCGTAGTCCTTCACTTCGCAGCCGATCTTCTTGAGCCGCTCCAGTAAGCCGCCGTCCCTGAGAAACTTGGGGCCCTTGTCGGTGCCGTCCCGCCGCTGCAACATATAAAAAGTGTCGTACAATTCAAGGAATCACACGCAGAGATATTAACCAATGACTTTTCTTCGCGACGGTTTATTATTACGAAATTTATATAcaggaaataaaaataaacattgcgAAGTCTTTTTGCCTTGTTTTAGAATGAATCTGTGTAACATGTGTATACGtatgaagttttatgttgtttCCAGGATATTTACATGgacaaaatttacaaacaaacgtTTACAAAATGAAAGACCATTATCAGTGTTGCAACTAGGCCTAAATGGACGGGCGCAGCTGCCTGTCGCCTCAAAGTCCCATCTTGCCCGCTCGGACCTTGCCCACTCGGACCCCCGattaaacaaaaactttaaacACTCAGGAAACAGATTATGTTTGATTATGGTTTATCGTAAGGTATCCTTATTCCCTATGAAATGTGTGTCTAATAAGAGTGCAAAATACGGTTTGATGAAGAAGAAACATTCTAAATGAAAGCATAAAAAacgaataatataataaaatcataTGATTTAGTGGGACAAAAGTTACACCAACGGCATATTCAATTTGTAAATGAGAAATTGTCATGTAAGAAGCATTGAGGTGGGTTGCAGGGCATGTCTTCCAAATGTTATACtgcatgttattttttatgttggtTCAAACCCATATTAAACAGTAAGGCCGAAAAGGTGAAAACTCACACACTAAGAAACCATTAAAATCTCCTATATAAAACACGTTGCTTTTTCACTAGTGaacattatcaataattttcctATCCATTAAAGAATACCATTAAAGAAATTATGAACAAGTCCGCGGGCCTTCCCGCCTTTCAGTGACCGACACGTCACCCGTAAAACATTAAGCGCACCGAAGCCGATCGATGACTGAAATAGGTTATATTATTTCGGGGTGACTAGGAGGTGACTAAAAGGCCTTAATACACTCAGTCGTGTGTAGCTACTCGTGATTGGGAGGTCACTAAAAGGACAGAATGCTCGATGGggtgtttgcttttttttttttttacatttttatgagcgaaaatatttattttgataaattttgttacaaaatttgtttaaaagaaattatGCACAACTTTAGAAAACGCATGTGTATTTTGACCATCGTTCATGAAAATCTGCGATGAGTTccatgtaataaatgtaataaatgtgaCGAGGTGTAATGGAACTATCagtaaataaaaatcattaacaatACCATTTCCATTACCAGAATGGGTTATATATGCTTCATATCAATATCTAAatgatatgtaaataaataacgtGCTTAGTTTTGAAAACTACGCCACACATACCAATATCTTCGTATAATAATATGTACACACTTACAATGTGAAATGTTGCCATAAGGTTTGATTTTAAATTTCTAGTCAAAATTACTTAATATTAATCAAACATTCAAAGATGTAATAAGACTTGCATGgaaaaataattgaattaatgGACTATTGAAGAGCGTATTGAGCGAAAACAAGCAGAAACAAAGGTATCGCTTTTACTAAAAAAGTTAGTTAGTCTCTACAtttataattatgaaaacatatgcGGCTATAAGATATTTAATGTAGTGAATGTATATCCTTTGCGAATGTTTGCTTACAAGTTTGAATGCTAACATATACTTCTACCTAAAGGGTACCAATATCACAAAAGGAGCGCGTCTCGTTACGAgggattaactctttcagtgctggaaccgaatttcgaaggcctttgcaaacagtttggatccagatgagacgccacagtacCTTATTTTGGAAGGTATTTCGAAT
Encoded proteins:
- the LOC127873480 gene encoding arginase-1-like; translation: MDSITELVHMGKEKMGTWKKLGVVGVPVSKGQRRDGTDKGPKFLRDGGLLERLKKIGCEVKDYGDVDFGYIDNDMPHEHVKNPRNIARGSLKTADQVERCLRTEGHCLAIGGDHSMAIGTIIGHARVHPDMAVLWIDAHADINTPLTSDSGNIHGMPLSFVAHELDPYVPHMPGWDEVQPCIGLDQIAWIGLRDVDPLERKIIDKFDMNAFSMHDIDLHGIKNILDMALKAVDPEGVRPIHVSFDVDALDPVHTPSTGTPVSGGLSVREMCYIAEELALTGRLAMIDVAEVNPALGDSKDVDVTVRTTIDVIARFYGQRRQGIAPTGTDIPQATIRRNSLINAL